From one Solanum stenotomum isolate F172 chromosome 12, ASM1918654v1, whole genome shotgun sequence genomic stretch:
- the LOC125849072 gene encoding calcium-transporting ATPase 12, plasma membrane-type-like yields the protein MMEVDHEDNGSDIEAQRSSPLLMNGELGNSSLIMRKSAIIFRSTYKFIEAGAKVASLSRVSSSSSSSTTTFYTPLPSFKHGDAEGGGDEIQVVEIVTASPDVNIVQSNNEIELQPHDQSTHQQCLQISEEIVKEKKLDSLHYFGFTSTILLLAIAAILSSVFGIIEEGLKNGWVDGAVLVGTIFVIVSFKFAGYLYKRHLWKKQKDNKARKNYPLFISETDSSFCAYFDKLNNYLNISALSIGVLITVVVFIRFKLGHKDDEYGYRLETKEEPTEIAQIMNALKKVLTESKGTVRVLITLLPLTLVGITEGVPFLISVAMAYWYPNFDVKMESVSTLCIENVGWLKEPKLKVTQFFLDKKDVTKIPPHVCSVLSDGIGHVSTRTSQTAYHRVKEAILYWVEKNTGMQRDTLDKQFTIVKDNDDEMNPFEGPCRVVIEKNGDNGKEYYSYFKGPTDSILSMCSSYYDMTGEVQDLDDGTKSDIAQTNSKNMNVVAFAFKHTQDVVELDENGLTFIGMFVLEDTFNLDNMRQAIANLKEGGVKMIFASEEDVEVLRTIGDETGLLNSHEALVVRGEEATKENVEKICMMGNSSPAHKRFLIEQLKKRGEVVAVVGEQTSESNVVLEAAHFGLPVVTNWPKTITYVINSIKGGRIVCENLRQFIQVEVILAISSLSINFILVIVDGDAPLTFIQLVWVNILVTFIGGPALLITQQATRQLSDELSIRPRKQPITKGMLRNILLQVFYQTGIFVFLQHRGSAILGITPKVNISIVFNGFALCQLFNIFSARDLEQRNYFKGLGQNYLFWALSGLYLVLQFGFIELEAFLFSNTARLNWKQWTESILIGVVTWLLDVIVKWGSQYIKIDTYCDCGVLHLARNWLQYWFMRINCCYCGPRSTPNPTLASLDSSRSTNGKGWITNITRRVKPTKHRANTLMD from the exons ATGATGGAGGTGGATCATGAAGATAATGGATCAGACATTGAAGCTCAGCGGAGTTCCCCGCTGTTAATGAATGGTGAATTGGGTAATTCTAGTTTGATCATGAGGAAATCGGCCATCATTTTCCGATCTACTTACAAGTTCATTGAAGCTGGAGCAAAAGTAGCATCTCTTTCACGAGTCTCATCGTCTTCCTCATCTTCCACCACAACCTTTTATACTCCTCTTCCCAGCTTTAAACATGga GATGCGGAAGGTGGTGGAGATGAAATCCAGGTTGTTGAAATCGTGACAGCTTCACCTGATGTTAATATTGTACAATCAAACAATGAGATTGAACTTCAGCCTCATGATCAGAGTACTCATCAGCAATGCTTACAAATTAGTGAAGAGATAGTAAAGGAGAAGAAGTTAGATTCACTTCACTATTTTGGATTCACTTCAACTATTTTGCTCCTTGCAATTGCTGCAATATTATCTTCTGTCTTTGGAATCATAGAAGAAGGTTTGAAGAATGGTTGGGTTGATGGAGCAGTTTTGGTTGGGACCATATTTGTGATTGTTTCATTTAAGTTTGCAGGATATTTGTACAAAAGACACCTTTGGAAGAAGCAAAAGGATAACAAAGCAAGGAAGAATTACCCCCTGTTCATTTCTGAAACGGACTCCAGCTTTTGTGCCTACTTTGACAAGTTGAACAATTACCTAAATATTAGTGCGTTGTCGATTGGCGTTTTGATCACTGTGGTGGTGTTCATTCGCTTTAAATTGGGCCATAAAGATGATGAGTACGGATACAGATTAGAAACCAAGGAAGAACCAACTGAAATTGCACAGATAATGAATGCCCTGAAAAAGGTTTTAACAGAATCAAAGGGAACAGTAAGAGTTTTGATAACTTTACTTCCTCTCACACTGGTAGGGATCACTGAAGGAGTACCATTTCTTATTTCAGTTGCAATGGCATATTGGTATccgaattttgatgttaaaatggAATCAGTCAGCACCCTTTGTATAGAAAATGTTGGCTGGTTGAAAGAGCCAAAATTGAAAGTTACCCAGTTTTTTCTTGACAAAAAAGATGTTACCAAGATACCGCCACATGTCTGCAGTGTTCTCTCTGATGGAATTGGCCATGTGTCCACTCGGACTTCTCAAACAGCCTACCACAGAGTAAAAGAAGCAATACTCTATTGGGTAGAGAAGAACACGGGTATGCAGAGAGACACTTTGGATAAGCAGTTCACCATAGTAAAGGACAACGATGATGAGATGAATCCTTTTGAAGGACCTTGTAGAGTCGTCATAGAGAAAAATGGAGATAATGGGAAAGAGTACTATTCATATTTCAAGGGCCCTACCGATTCAATATTGTCAATGTGTTCAAGTTACTATGACATGACGGGTGAAGTGCAGGATTTGGATGACGGAACAAAGAGTGACATTGCTCAAACTAACAGCAAGAACATGAACGTAGTTGCATTTGCCTTCAAACACACTCAGGACGTTGTTGAACTTGATGAAAATGGCCTAACATTCATTGGTATGTTTGTCTTAGAAGATACTTTCAATCTCGACAACATGAGGCAAGCAATTGCGAATCTGAAAGAAGGCGGAGTGAAGATGATATTTGCCTCGGAAGAAGATGTTGAAGTGCTTCGTACCATTGGTGATGAAACAGGATTGCTCAACTCACATGAAGCTCTAGTAGTTAGGGGCGAAGAGGCTACAAAGGAAAATGTTGAGAAAATTTGCATGATGGGAAATTCCTCTCCTGCACACAAGCGTTTTTTAATAGAGCAGttgaagaaaagaggagaagtgGTGGCTGTGGTAGGAGAACAAACATCTGAAAGTAATGTGGTTCTTGAAGCAGCTCATTTTGGCCTGCCTGTGGTGACTAACTGGCCTAAAACTATAACTTATGTGATTAACAGCATCAAGGGAGGAAGAATTGTTTGTGAGAATCTGAGGCAATTCATCCAAGTTGAGGTAATCTTGGCAATCAGTAGCTTATCAATAAACTTTATACTGGTTATAGTAGACGGAGATGCCCCGTTAACATTCATTCAGTTGGTATGGGTTAATATTCTTGTTACATTTATTGGAGGGCCAGCTTTGCTAATTACTCAACAGGCCACAAGACAACTAAGTGATGAGCTTTCTATCAGACCAAGAAAACAGCCAATTACCAAGGGCATGTTGAGAAACATACTTCTTCAAGTTTTTTATCAGACTGGTATTTTTGTATTCCTTCAACACAGAGGAAGTGCAATACTGGGCATCACTCCAAAAGTTAACATATCTATAGTCTTTAACGGGTTCGCTCTGTGCCAGCTTTTTAACATATTCAGTGCAAGGGATTTGGAGCAGAGGAATTATTTCAAAGGTCTCGGTCAAAATTACTTGTTTTGGGCATTGTCTGGGCTCTATCTTGTGTTGCAGTTTGGATTCATTGAATTAGAGGCTTTCTTGTTTAGCAACACGGCACGATTGAATTGGAAGCAATGGACTGAATCCATTTTAATTGGAGTTGTTACATGGTTGCTTGATGTGATAGTAAAATGGGGATCACAATACATAAAGATAGACACATATTGTGATTGTGGAGTTCTTCACCTAGCTAGAAACTGGTTACAGTATTGGTTTATGAGGATCAATTGCTGTTACTGTGGACCAAGAAGTACACCAAATCCAACTCTTGCTTCCTTGGATTCTTCAAGATCCACTAACGGAAAG GGCTGGATAACAAATATTACACGTCGTGTTAAACCAACCAAGCATAGAGCTAATACTTTGATGGATTAA
- the LOC125847465 gene encoding putative calcium-transporting ATPase 13, plasma membrane-type: MCSSYYDTKGEMQDLDDETKSEFAQANNNNVNVVAFACKRTQLVELGENGLTFIGMFVLEDTFNLDSMRQAIVNLKEGGVKMIFASEEDVEVLRTIGDETGLLNSHEALVVRGEEATEENVEKICIMGNSSPAHKRFLIEQLKKRGEVVAVVGEQTSESNVVLEAAHFGLPVVTNRPKTITYVINSIKGGRIVCENLRQFIQVEVILAISSLSINFIVVIVDGDAPLTFIQLVWVNILVTFIGGPALLITQQATRQLSDELSIRPRKQPITKGMLRNILLQVFYQTGIFVFLQHRGSAILGITPKVNRSIVFNGFALCQLFNIFSARDLEQRNYFKGLGQNYLFWALSGLYLVLQFGFIEVY, encoded by the coding sequence ATGTGTTCAAGTTACTATGACACGAAGGGAGAAATGCAGGATTTGGATGACGAAACAAAGAGTGAATTTGCTCAAGCTAACAACAACAATGTGAACGTAGTTGCATTTGCCTGCAAACGTACACAGCTTGTTGAACTTGGTGAAAATGGCCTAACATTCATTGGTATGTTTGTCTTAGAAGATACTTTCAATCTAGACAGCATGAGGCAAGCAATTGTGAATCTGAAAGAAGGCGGAGTGAAGATGATATTTGCCTCGGAAGAAGATGTTGAAGTGCTTCGTACCATTGGTGATGAAACAGGATTGCTCAACTCACATGAAGCTCTAGTAGTTAGGGGCGAAGAGGCTACAGAGGAAAATGTTGAGAAAATTTGCATTATGGGAAATTCCTCTCCTGCACACAAGCGTTTTTTAATAGAGCAGttgaagaaaagaggagaagtgGTGGCTGTGGTAGGAGAACAAACATCTGAAAGTAATGTGGTTCTTGAAGCAGCTCATTTTGGCCTGCCTGTGGTGACTAACCGGCCTAAAACTATAACTTATGTGATTAACAGCATCAAGGGAGGAAGAATTGTTTGTGAGAATCTGAGGCAATTCATCCAAGTTGAGGTAATCCTGGCAATCAGTAGCTTATCAATAAACTTCATAGTGGTTATAGTAGACGGTGATGCCCCGTTAACATTCATTCAGTTGGTATGGGTTAATATTCTTGTTACATTTATTGGAGGGCCAGCTTTGCTAATTACTCAGCAGGCCACAAGACAACTAAGTGATGAGCTTTCTATCAGACCAAGAAAACAGCCAATTACCAAGGGCATGTTGAGAAACATACTTCTTCAAGTTTTTTATCAGACTGGTATATTTGTATTCCTTCAACACAGAGGAAGTGCAATACTGGGCATCACTCCAAAAGTTAACAGATCTATAGTCTTTAACGGGTTCGCTCTGTGCCAGCTTTTTAACATATTCAGTGCAAGGGATTTGGAGCAGAGGAATTATTTCAAAGGTCTCGGTCAAAATTACTTGTTTTGGGCATTGTCTGGGCTCTATCTTGTGTTGCAGTTTGGATTCATTgaagtatattaa
- the LOC125849080 gene encoding calcium-transporting ATPase 12, plasma membrane-type-like, which yields MMMEVDHEDNGTDIEAQRSSPLSMNGTELSNISSLIIIRRLAFIFLSIYKFIEAGASISSSLSPVSSSSSSSNTTFYTPHTSLNLEHGNSEGGGDDNTNSEGGGDDNTVQSNNEIELQPHDQSTHQQCLKISEEIVKEKKLDWSDTHDVDKGIHVADNSGRYMLNFTGYAQCMIRQLICKEPTILLLAIAAILSFIFGIKEEGVQNGWFEGALLVVIIFVIVSFKLARNWYKRHIWNKQNENRARKDQPFISETDSSFCADFDKLNNYIHISGLSIGILITVVLFIRFKLGYKDDENGYRLETKEEPTEIAWIMNAVKKVLTESKGAVRVMITSLGITLVGITEGVPFLISIARAYWYPIFDVKMEPVNTICIEKVSWLKEPKLKVTQFLLDKKDVTKIPPHVYSVLSDGIGVSPLTSQTAYHRVEEAILCWAEKNTGMQRDTLDKQFTIVKNNDDEMNPFEGPCKVVIEKNGDNGKEYYSYFKGPTDSILPMCSSYHDMTGEVQDLDDETKSDIVQTNKKNMNVVAFAFKHTQDAVELDENGLTFIGMFVLEYTFNLDNMRQAIAILKEGGVKMIFASEEDVEVLRTIVDETGLLNSHEALVVRGEDATKENVDKMCIMGNSSPACMLLLIEQLKKRGEVVAVVGEQASESNVVLEAAHFGLPVVTNWPETVTYVINSIKGGRIVCEYMRQFIQVEIIFAISSLLINFILVILDGDDPLTVIQLVWVNLLVKFIGGPALLITQQATRQLRDELSIRPRKQPITKGMLRNILLQVSYQTGIFVFLQHRGSAILGITPKVNRSIVFNGFALCQLFNIFSARDLEQRNYFKGLGQNYLFWSLSGLYLVLQFGFIELEAFLFSNTARLNWKQWAESILIGVVTWLLDVIVKWASQYIKIDTYCDCGVLHLARNWLQCWFRRINCCYCGPRSTPNPTLASLDSSRSTSGKGWLTNITRRVKPTKHRANTLMD from the exons ATGATGATGGAGGTGGATCATGAAGATAATGGAACAGACATTGAAGCTCAGCGGAGTTCCCCGCTGTCAATGAATGGTACTGAATTAAGTAATATTTCTAGTTTGATCATCATAAGGAGGTTGGCGTTCATTTTCCTATCTATTTACAAGTTCATTGAAGCTGGCGCAAGCATATCATCATCTCTTTCACCAGTGTCATCGTCGTCCTCATCATCCAACACAACCTTTTATACTCCTCATACCAGCTTGAATCTTGAACATGGA AACTCTGAAGGTGGTGGAGATGATAATACT AACTCTGAAGGTGGTGGAGATGATAATACTGTACAATCAAACAATGAGATTGAGCTTCAGCCTCATGATCAGAGTACTCATCAGCAATGCTTAAAAATTAGTGAAGAGATTGTGAAGGAGAAAAAGTTGGATTGGAGTGATACTCATGATGTTGACAAGGGAATTCATGTTGCAGACAATTCTGGTCGTTACATGCTGAACTTCACAGGGTATGCCCAGTGCATGATCCGACAACTGATATGTAAGGAACCAACTATTTTGCTCCTTGCAATTGCTGCAATATTGTCGTTTATCTTTGGAATCAAAGAAGAAGGTGTGCAGAATGGTTGGTTTGAAGGAGCACTTCTGGTTGTGATTATATTTGTGATTGTTTCGTTTAAGCTAGCACGTAATTGGTACAAAAGACACATTTGGAATAAGCAAAATGAGAACAGAGCAAGGAAGGACCAGCCGTTTATTTCTGAAACGGACTCCAGTTTTTGTGCTGACTTTGACAAGTTGAACAATTACATACATATTAGTGGGCTGTCGATTGGCATTTTGATCACTGTGGTGCTGTTCATTCGCTTTAAATTAGGCTATAAAGATGATGAGAACGGATATAGATTGGAAACCAAGGAAGAACCAACTGAAATTGCATGGATAATGAATGCCGTGAAGAAGGTTTTGACAGAATCAAAGGGAGCAGTGAGAGTTATGATAACTTCTCTTGGTATCACACTGGTGGGGATAACTGAAGGAGTACCATTTCTTATTTCAATTGCAAGGGCATACTGGTATCCAATTTTTGATGTTAAGATGGAGCCAGTCAACACCATCTGTATAGAAAAAGTTAGCTGGCTGAAAGAGCCAAAATTGAAAGTTACCCAGTTTCTTCTTGACAAAAAAGATGTTACCAAGATACCACCACATGTCTACAGTGTTCTCTCTGATGGAATTGGTGTGTCCCCTCTAACTTCTCAAACAGCCTACCACAGAGTAGAAGAAGCAATACTCTGTTGGGCAGAAAAGAACACGGGTATGCAGAGAGACACTTTGGATAAGCAGTTCACAATAGTGAAGAACAATGATGATGAGATGAATCCTTTTGAAGGACCTTGTAAAGTAGTCATAGAGAAAAATGGAGATAATGGGAAAGAGTACTATTCATATTTCAAGGGTCCTACTGATTCAATATTGCCAATGTGTTCAAGTTACCATGACATGACGGGTGAAGTGCAGGATTTGGATGACGAAACAAAGAGTGACATTGTTCAAACTAACAAGAAGAACATGAACGTAGTTGCATTTGCCTTCAAACACACTCAGGATGCTGTTGAACTTGATGAAAATGGCCTAACATTCATTGGTATGTTTGTCTTAGAATATACTTTCAATCTAGACAACATGAGGCAAGCAATTGCGATTCTGAAAGAAGGCGGAGTGAAGATGATATTTGCCTCAGAAGAAGATGTTGAAGTGTTACGTACCATTGTTGATGAAACAGGATTGCTCAACTCACATGAAGCTCTTGTAGTTAGGGGCGAAGATGCTACAAAGGAAAATGTTGATAAAATGTGCATTATGGGAAATTCCTCTCCCGCGTGCATGCTTCTTTTAATAGAGCAAttgaagaaaagaggagaagttGTGGCTGTGGTAGGAGAACAAGCATCTGAAAGTAATGTGGTTCTTGAAGCAGCTCATTTTGGCCTGCCTGTGGTGACTAACTGGCCTGAAACTGTAACTTATGTGATTAACAGCATCAAGGGAGGAAGAATTGTTTGTGAGTATATGAGGCAGTTCATCCAAGTTGAGATAATCTTTGCAATCAGTAGCTTATTAATAAACTTCATACTGGTTATATTAGATGGAGATGACCCGTTAACAGTCATTCAGTTGGTATGGGTTAAccttcttgtaaaatttattggAGGGCCAGCTTTGCTAATTACTCAGCAGGCCACAAGACAACTAAGGGATGAGCTTTCTATCAGACCAAGAAAACAGCCAATTACCAAGGGCATGTTGAGAAACATACTTCTTCAAGTTTCTTATCAGACTGGTATTTTTGTATTCCTTCAACACAGAGGAAGTGCAATACTGGGCATCACTCCAAAAGTTAACAGATCTATAGTCTTTAACGGGTTCGCTCTGTGCCAGCTTTTTAACATATTCAGTGCAAGGGATTTGGAGCAGAGGAATTATTTCAAAGGTCTCGGTCAAAATTACTTGTTTTGGTCATTGTCTGGGCTCTATCTTGTGTTGCAGTTTGGATTCATTGAATTAGAGGCTTTCTTGTTTAGCAACACGGCACGACTGAATTGGAAGCAATGGGCTGAATCCATTTTAATTGGAGTTGTTACATGGTTGCTTGATGTGATAGTAAAATGGGCATCACAATACATAAAGATAGACACATATTGTGATTGTGGAGTTCTTCACCTAGCTAGAAATTGGTTACAGTGTTGGTTTAGGAGGATCAATTGCTGTTACTGTGGACCAAGAAGTACACCAAATCCAACTCTTGCTTCCTTGGATTCTTCAAGATCCACTAGCGGAaag GGCTGGCTAACAAATATCACACGTCGTGTTAAACCAACCAAGCATAGAGCTAATACTTTGATGGATTAA
- the LOC125847467 gene encoding putative calcium-transporting ATPase 13, plasma membrane-type: MITNIPRMMNEDNGSDIEAQGSLPLLMNGEFRNSTLIMRRLALILRSTYKFIEAGARIPSISRVSSSTTTFYTPLPSFNLKHQDAEGGEDEIQVVEIVADHDNTVQSNNDHIDIDQSTHQQCLQISEEIVKEKKLDWSDIHDVDKGIHVGDNSGRHMLIFTGYMIRQLVCKEPTIFLLAIAAILSFAFGIKEEGVQNGWFEGALLVVIILVIVSCKFARNWYKRHLWKKQKDNKERKNYPLLISETDPSFCACFDKLNNYIHISGLLIGILITVVLFIRFKLGHKDDENGYRLETKEEPAEIAQIMNALKKVLTESKGTVRVLITLLGVTLVGMTEGVPFLISITMAYWYPNFDVKMESVSTLCIENVGWLKEQKLEVSHFFLDKKNVTKIPPDVCSVLSDGICVSTLTSQTTGQRMEEPILCWAEKNMGMQRDTLDQQFIIVKDNDSEMNPFEGPCGVVIEKNGDNGKEYYSHFKGRADSILSMCSSYYDMKGEVQDLDDETKSEFAQANKNNVNVVAFACKRTQVVELDENGLTFIGMFVLEDNFNLDNMRQGIEILKEGGVKMIFTSEEDVEVLRAIGDETGLLNSHDALVVRGEDATKENVEKICIMGNSSPTHKLLLIEELKKREVVAVVGEQASESNVVLEAAHFGLPVVTNWPETITYVINSIRGGRIVCENLRQFIQVELILAISSLSINFILVILDGDAPLTFIQLVWVNLLVTFIGGPALLITQQATRELRDKLSIRPRKQPITKGMLRNIILQVSYQTGIFVFLQHRGSAILGITPKVNRSIVFNGFALCQLFNIFSARDLEQKNFFKGLGQNYLFWALSGLYLVLQFGFIESEAFLFSNTARLNWKQWAESILIGVVTWLLDVIVKWASQYIKMDKYCDCGVLHLARNWVQDWFARVNCCDSGPRSTPNPTLASLDSPRSSSGKDWITNITRRVKPTKDRTNTLMD, from the exons ATGATAACC AATATACCTAGAATGATGAATGAAGATAATGGATCAGACATTGAAGCTCAGGGGAGTTTGCCGCTGCTAATGAATGGTGAATTCCGTAATTCTACGTTGATCATGAGGAGGTTGGCGCTCATTCTCCGATCTACTTACAAGTTCATTGAAGCTGGAGCAAGAATACCATCTATTTCTCGAGTCTCATCCTCCACCACAACCTTTTATACTCCTCTTCCCAGCTTTAATcttaaacatcaa GATGCAGAAGGTGGTGAAGATGAAATCCAGGTTGTTGAAATTGTGGCTGATCATGATAATACTGTACAATCAAACAATGATCACATCGACATTGATCAAAGTACTCATCAGCAATGCCTACAAATTAGTGAAGAGATTGTGAAGGAGAAGAAGTTGGATTGGAGTGATATTCATGATGTTGACAAGGGAATTCATGTTGGAGACAATTCTGGTCGTCACATGCTGATCTTCACAGGGTACATGATCCGACAATTGGTATGCAAGGAACCAACTATTTTTCTCCTTGCAATTGCTGCAATATTGTCGTTTGCCTTTGGAATCAAAGAAGAAGGTGTGCAGAATGGTTGGTTTGAAGGAGCACTTCTGGTTGTGATTATACTTGTGATTGTTTCGTGTAAGTTTGCACGAAATTGGTACAAAAGACACCTTTGGAAGAAGCAAAAAGATAACAAAGAAAGGAAGAATTACCCCCTGTTGATTTCTGAAACGGACCCCAGCTTTTGTGCCTGTTTTGACAAGTTGaacaattatatacatattagTGGGTTGTTGATTGGCATTTTGATCACTGTGGTGCTGTTCATTCGCTTTAAATTGGGCCATAAGGATGACGAAAATGGATATAGATTAGAAACCAAGGAAGAACCAGCTGAAATTGCACAGATAATGAATGCCCTGAAAAAGGTTTTAACAGAATCAAAGGGAACAGTAAGAGTTCTGATAACTTTACTTGGTGTCACACTGGTAGGGATGACTGAAGGGGTACCATTTCTTATTTCAATTACAATGGCATATTGGTATccgaattttgatgttaaaatggAATCAGTCAGCACCCTATGTATAGAAAATGTTGGCTGGTTGAAAGAGCAAAAACTGGAAGttagtcatttttttcttgacaaaaaaaatgttaCCAAGATACCGCCAGATGTCTGCAGTGTTCTCTCAGATGGAATTTGTGTGTCCACTCTGACTTCTCAAACAACCGGCCAAAGAATGGAAGAACCAATACTCTGTTGGGCAGAGAAGAACATGGGTATGCAGAGAGACACTTTAGATCAGCAGTTCATAATAGTGAAGGACAATGATAGTGAGATGAATCCTTTTGAAGGACCTTGTGGAGTTGTCATAGAGAAAAATGGAGATAACGGGAAGGAGTACTATTCACACTTCAAAGGACGGGCTGATTCAATATTGTCAATGTGTTCAAGTTACTATGACATGAAGGGAGAAGTGCAGGATTTGGATGACGAAACAAAGAGTGAATTTGCTCAAGCTAACAAAAACAATGTGAACGTAGTTGCATTTGCCTGCAAACGTACACAGGTTGTTGAACTTGATGAAAATGGCCTAACATTCATTGGTATGTTTGTCTTAGAAGATAATTTCAATCTAGACAACATGAGGCAAGGAATTGAGATTCTGAAAGAAGGTGGAGTGAAGATGATATTTACCTCGGAAGAAGATGTTGAAGTGCTTCGTGCCATTGGTGATGAAACAGGATTGCTCAACTCACATGATGCTCTAGTAGTTAGGGGTGAAGATGCTACGAAGGAAAATGTTGAGAAAATTTGCATTATGGGAAATTCCTCTCCCACACACAAGCTTCTTTTAATAGAGGagttgaagaaaagagaagtGGTGGCTGTGGTAGGAGAACAAGCATCTGAAAGTAATGTGGTTCTTGAAGCAGCTCATTTTGGCCTGCCTGTGGTGACTAACTGGCCTGAAACTATAACTTATGTGATTAACAGCATCAGGGGAGGAAGAATTGTTTGTGAGAATCTGAGGCAATTCATCCAAGTTGAGTTAATCCTGGCAATCAGTAGCTTATCAATAAACTTCATACTGGTTATATTAGACGGAGATGCCCCGTTAACATTCATTCAGTTGGTATGGGTTAACCTTCTTGTTACATTTATTGGAGGGCCAGCTTTGCTAATTACTCAGCAGGCCACAAGAGAACTAAGGGATAAGCTTTCTATCAGACCAAGAAAACAGCCAATTACCAAGGGCATGTTGAGAAACAtaattcttcaagtttcttATCAGACTGGTATTTTTGTATTCCTTCAACACAGAGGAAGTGCAATACTGGGCATCACTCCAAAAGTTAACAGATCTATAGTCTTTAACGGGTTCGCTCTGTGCCAGCTTTTTAACATATTCAGTGCAAGGGATTTGGAGCAGAAGAATTTTTTCAAAGGTCTCGGTCAAAATTACTTGTTTTGGGCATTGTCTGGGCTCTATCTTGTGTTGCAGTTTGGATTCATTGAATCAGAGGCTTTCTTGTTTAGCAACACGGCACGACTGAATTGGAAGCAATGGGCTGAATCCATTTTAATTGGAGTTGTAACATGGTTGCTTGATGTGATAGTAAAATGGGCATCACAATACATAAAGATGGACAAATATTGTGACTGTGGAGTTCTTCACCTAGCTAGAAACTGGGTACAGGATTGGTTTGCCAGAGTTAATTGCTGTGACAGTGGACCAAGAAGTACACCAAATCCAACTCTTGCTTCGTTGGATTCTCCAAGATCCTCTAGTGGAAAG GACTGGATAACTAATATAACACGTCGTGTTAAACCAACCAAGGATAGAACTAATACTTTGATGGATTAA
- the LOC125847468 gene encoding calcium-transporting ATPase 8, plasma membrane-type-like, translating into MGNSSPAHKRFLIEQLKKRGEVVAVVGEQTSESNVVLEAAHFGLPVVTNWPKTITYVINSIKGGRIVCENMRQFIQVEIIFAISSLLINFILVILDGDGPLTVIQLVWVNLLVTFIGGPALLITQQTTRQQRDELSIIPRKPPITKVMWRNILFQASYQTGIFVFLQQRGSAILGITPKVNRSIVFNGFALCQLFNIFSARDLEQKNFFKGLGQNYLFWALSVICLVLQLGFIEVEAVFVFTNTARLNWKQWVESILIGVVTWLLDVIVKWASQYINKYCDCGVLHPARNWFQNWFARINCCDSGPGSAPNSTLASLDPPRSTGGKVLYKSIHTA; encoded by the coding sequence ATGGGAAATTCCTCTCCTGCACACAAGCGTTTTTTAATAGAGCAGttgaagaaaagaggagaagtgGTGGCTGTGGTAGGAGAACAAACATCTGAAAGTAATGTGGTTCTTGAAGCAGCTCATTTTGGCCTGCCTGTGGTGACTAACTGGCCTAAAACTATAACTTATGTGATTAACAGCATCAAGGGAGGAAGAATTGTTTGTGAGAATATGAGGCAGTTCATCCAAGTTGAGATAATCTTTGCAATCAGTAGCTTATTAATAAACTTCATACTGGTTATATTAGACGGAGATGGCCCGTTAACAGTCATACAGTTGGTATGGGTTAACCTTCTTGTAACATTTATTGGAGGGCCAGCTTTGCTAATTACTCAACAGACCACAAGACAACAAAGGGATGAGCTTTCTATCATACCAAGAAAACCACCTATTACCAAGGTTATGTGGAGAAACATTCTTTTTCAAGCTTCTTATCAGACTGGCATTTTTGTATTCCTTCAACAAAGAGGAAGTGCGATACTGGGGATCACTCCAAAAGTTAACAGATCTATAGTCTTTAACGGGTTCGCTCTGTGCCAGCTTTTTAACATATTCAGTGCAAGGGATTTGGAGCAGAAGAATTTTTTCAAAGGTCTTGGTCAAAATTACTTGTTTTGGGCTTTGTCTGTGATCTGTCTTGTGTTGCAGCTTGGATTCATTGAAGTAGAGGCTGTCTTTGTCTTTACCAACACGGCACGACTGAATTGGAAGCAATGGGTTGAATCCATTTTAATTGGAGTTGTTACATGGTTGCTTGATGTGATAGTAAAATGGGCATCACaatacataaacaaatattGTGACTGTGGAGTTCTTCACCCAGCCAGAAACTGGTTCCAGAATTGGTTTGCCAGAATCAACTGTTGTGACAGTGGACCAGGAAGTGCACCAAATTCTACCCTTGCTTCCTTGGATCCTCCAAGATCCACTGGTGGAAAGGTACTATACAAATCTATCCACACTGCCTAA